A genomic window from Nocardioides jiangxiensis includes:
- a CDS encoding zinc ribbon domain-containing protein, whose amino-acid sequence MKADPAVQAQLLEVADLDARIAQLKHQLTSLPEIAELATLAAEETARTNRMRDAKIRVDDLTKEQKKADADVEQVRARRERDRSRLEQGVITDPKQIQAMTHELESLERRIGVLEDEELEVMEMLEAAQIELAKAEQAVAESVEQREVLEARRLEKSVSLERELDGAQRRRVDAVVGVDAPLLALYDRLHESRGIGAGALRARTCGGCQLTLNPGDLAELAKAPADEVLRCPECERILVRTSESGI is encoded by the coding sequence GTGAAGGCCGATCCCGCCGTCCAGGCCCAGCTTCTCGAGGTCGCGGACCTCGACGCCCGCATCGCCCAGCTGAAGCACCAGCTGACCTCGCTCCCGGAGATCGCCGAGCTCGCCACGCTCGCTGCGGAGGAGACCGCGCGCACCAACCGGATGCGTGACGCGAAGATCCGGGTCGACGACCTGACCAAGGAGCAGAAGAAGGCCGACGCCGACGTCGAGCAGGTCCGTGCGCGCCGCGAGCGCGACCGCAGCCGGCTCGAGCAGGGCGTCATCACCGACCCCAAGCAGATCCAGGCGATGACCCACGAGCTGGAGTCGCTCGAGCGCCGCATCGGCGTTCTCGAGGACGAGGAGCTCGAGGTCATGGAGATGCTCGAGGCCGCACAGATCGAGCTCGCCAAGGCGGAGCAGGCCGTCGCCGAGTCCGTCGAGCAGCGTGAGGTCCTCGAGGCCCGTCGCCTGGAGAAGTCGGTCTCGCTGGAGCGCGAGCTCGACGGCGCCCAGCGCCGGCGCGTCGACGCGGTCGTCGGCGTCGACGCTCCGCTGCTCGCCCTCTACGACCGCCTGCACGAGTCGCGCGGCATCGGCGCAGGAGCCCTGCGCGCCCGCACCTGCGGCGGATGCCAGCTGACCCTCAACCCCGGCGACCTGGCCGAGCTGGCCAAGGCGCCGGCCGACGAGGTGCTCCGCTGCCCGGAGTGCGAGCGGATCCTGGTCCGCACCTCCGAGTCGGGCATCTGA
- a CDS encoding CHAD domain-containing protein, with translation MGAGAARRYLADQERALLDATARLRDGDRSAVRTSRVAVRRARSTLRTFRACFPSGPARQLDAALVAHARRLGTVRDLQVLDDVFVTGVAGEISDALSGWIHDRLGAELEAAWHDASAAVAAADDGELRSRFSAVLEATAPGDVRMRKRARAAARRAAKRLAGACGDPDALHDARKAAKRARYAAEVTGKVGQAARQQHVQRVLGTHHDLTVAARWLAAAPVEPAARPEALRLVGRLEVAATDCLGGLA, from the coding sequence ATGGGGGCGGGAGCGGCCCGGCGGTACCTCGCCGACCAGGAGCGGGCGCTGCTCGACGCGACGGCCCGCCTGCGCGACGGCGACCGCTCGGCGGTGCGCACCAGCCGCGTCGCCGTACGCCGGGCCCGCAGCACGCTGCGGACCTTCCGGGCGTGCTTCCCCTCGGGCCCCGCACGCCAGCTGGACGCCGCGCTGGTGGCGCATGCACGGCGGCTGGGGACGGTCCGCGACCTCCAGGTGCTGGACGACGTCTTCGTGACGGGCGTGGCGGGCGAGATCTCCGATGCACTGTCCGGGTGGATCCACGACCGCCTCGGTGCCGAGCTCGAGGCAGCGTGGCACGACGCCTCCGCGGCGGTGGCGGCCGCGGACGACGGCGAGCTGCGCAGCCGCTTCAGCGCGGTGCTGGAGGCGACGGCGCCCGGCGACGTCCGGATGCGCAAGCGGGCGCGTGCGGCTGCGCGGCGGGCGGCGAAGCGACTGGCAGGTGCCTGCGGGGACCCCGATGCGCTTCACGACGCGCGCAAGGCGGCCAAGAGGGCGCGCTACGCCGCCGAGGTGACCGGGAAGGTCGGCCAGGCCGCTCGACAGCAGCACGTCCAGCGGGTGCTCGGCACGCACCACGACCTCACGGTCGCCGCGCGCTGGCTGGCGGCCGCGCCGGTGGAGCCCGCAGCACGTCCGGAGGCGCTGCGCCTCGTCGGCCGGCTCGAGGTGGCGGCCACGGACTGCCTCGGTGGGCTCGCGTGA
- a CDS encoding DUF3052 domain-containing protein, with product MSSTTGDETAQTSTVAGRLGLKPGMAVQELGWDDDTDDDLRIAIEDAIDADMVDGDQGDVVDVVVLWWREDDGDLVDALVDALTDLAGGGVIWLLTPKVGRPGAVDPADVAEAAPIAGLSQTTTATVSKDWSATRLVAPKTASR from the coding sequence TTGAGTTCCACCACGGGCGATGAGACCGCCCAGACATCCACGGTGGCCGGTCGGCTCGGGCTCAAGCCCGGCATGGCCGTCCAGGAGCTCGGGTGGGACGACGACACCGACGACGACCTGCGCATCGCGATCGAGGACGCGATCGACGCCGACATGGTCGACGGCGACCAGGGCGACGTCGTCGACGTCGTCGTGCTCTGGTGGCGTGAGGACGACGGTGACCTCGTCGACGCCCTCGTCGACGCCCTCACGGACCTCGCGGGCGGCGGCGTCATCTGGCTGCTGACCCCCAAGGTCGGCCGCCCCGGCGCGGTCGACCCGGCCGACGTGGCCGAGGCCGCGCCCATCGCGGGCCTCTCGCAGACCACCACGGCCACCGTGAGCAAGGACTGGTCGGCGACGCGCCTGGTCGCGCCGAAGACCGCCTCCCGCTGA
- a CDS encoding AMP-binding protein: protein MFVPFSVRDFLDRAETVYADRVALLDEPDQPAPPLPRLTWREVADLARRQAAKLDELGIEPGDRVAVVSQNSARLLTSLFGVPGWGRVLVPVNFRLSVEEIRYIVGHSGARVLYVDPELAEALAGVECEHTFVLGDDEDLYAPPGAEPKAWQHDEAATATINYTSGTTARPKGVQITHRNIWTNTVMMGLHLGVSDRDVYLHTLPLFHCNGWTMPFVTTGLGVPQVLLRKVDGLEILRRVEQHGVTLMCAAPAVVSAVLDALPQWEGEVPGRDRVRVICAGAPPPTKVIVRMEQELGWEFIQIYGLTETSPLLTVNRRRAEWDELAPEDRAAKLVRAGAPAIGIRVRTDAEGEVLARGNHVLEGYWEQPEESAKALAGGWFHTGDGGVIDDEGYLTISDRKKDVIITGGENVSSIEVEDCLFSHPDVAEVAVIGVPSEKWGETIKALVVRTPDGTVDEATLIAWCKGRLAGYKAPTSVEFRDVLDRTATGKLQKFKLRAPYWEGRERAVN, encoded by the coding sequence ATGTTCGTGCCCTTCAGTGTCCGGGACTTCCTGGACCGCGCCGAGACCGTCTACGCCGACCGGGTCGCCCTCCTCGACGAACCCGACCAGCCTGCCCCGCCGCTGCCGCGGCTGACCTGGCGGGAGGTCGCGGACCTCGCCCGGCGCCAGGCCGCGAAGCTGGACGAGCTGGGCATCGAGCCGGGCGACCGGGTCGCCGTGGTCTCGCAGAACAGTGCGCGGCTGCTGACCTCCCTCTTCGGCGTGCCGGGGTGGGGCCGGGTCCTCGTGCCGGTCAACTTCCGGCTCTCCGTCGAGGAGATCCGCTACATCGTCGGGCACTCGGGCGCCCGCGTGCTCTACGTCGACCCGGAGCTCGCCGAGGCGCTGGCCGGCGTCGAGTGCGAGCACACCTTCGTGCTGGGCGACGACGAGGACCTCTACGCGCCGCCGGGCGCGGAGCCGAAGGCATGGCAGCACGACGAGGCGGCGACGGCCACGATCAACTACACCTCCGGCACCACCGCGCGGCCCAAGGGCGTCCAGATCACCCACCGCAACATCTGGACGAACACCGTGATGATGGGCCTGCACCTGGGCGTCAGCGACCGCGACGTCTACCTGCACACGCTGCCGCTGTTCCACTGCAACGGCTGGACGATGCCGTTCGTGACGACGGGCCTCGGCGTCCCGCAGGTGCTGCTGCGCAAGGTCGACGGCCTGGAGATCCTCCGCCGCGTGGAGCAGCACGGTGTCACGTTGATGTGCGCCGCGCCGGCCGTCGTGAGTGCCGTGCTCGACGCCCTGCCGCAGTGGGAGGGCGAGGTGCCCGGCCGTGACCGGGTGCGGGTCATCTGCGCGGGGGCGCCGCCGCCGACCAAGGTGATCGTGCGGATGGAGCAGGAGCTCGGCTGGGAGTTCATCCAGATCTACGGGCTCACCGAGACCTCCCCGCTGCTGACGGTCAACCGTCGCCGCGCGGAGTGGGACGAGCTCGCGCCGGAGGACCGTGCGGCCAAGCTCGTGCGGGCCGGCGCGCCGGCGATCGGCATCCGGGTCCGCACCGACGCCGAGGGCGAGGTGCTCGCGCGCGGCAACCACGTGCTGGAGGGCTACTGGGAGCAGCCCGAGGAGTCCGCCAAGGCGCTCGCCGGAGGCTGGTTCCACACCGGCGACGGCGGCGTGATCGACGACGAGGGCTACCTGACCATCAGCGACCGCAAGAAGGACGTGATCATCACCGGCGGCGAGAACGTATCCTCCATCGAGGTCGAGGACTGCCTCTTCTCCCACCCCGACGTCGCCGAGGTGGCGGTGATCGGCGTGCCGAGCGAGAAGTGGGGCGAGACGATCAAGGCCCTCGTCGTCCGTACGCCGGATGGCACCGTCGACGAAGCGACGCTGATCGCGTGGTGCAAGGGGCGCCTGGCCGGCTACAAGGCACCGACGTCGGTCGAGTTCCGCGACGTGCTCGACCGGACTGCCACGGGCAAGCTGCAGAAGTTCAAGCTGCGGGCGCCGTACTGGGAGGGCCGCGAACGCGCGGTCAACTGA
- a CDS encoding alpha/beta fold hydrolase has translation MARPQLDLQYVTLHGHRRAYVKAGSGPALLLLHGLACDHSTWDPVIEELAKRYTVIAPDLLGHGASDKPRADYTVGGYANGMRDLLAVLGVERASVIGHSFGGGVAMQFAYQFPERTERLMLVSAGGLGREVTPLIKVIQAPGWETLMRVLTRPFLRPVVTGVLRASRDLWPAYTRDLDEVAAIVDSWQDRRTRFAIRHLVNAVIDWRGQVISMADRFYLTESMPFAAIWGADDRVLPAHHLETVRHLAPGAMTELLEDSGHFPHKDHPAAFVAFVDAFMASPAPAYDKDGMVALLRRGPLVDVPVAQMGDAPVDPVAAPA, from the coding sequence ATGGCGCGTCCGCAGCTCGACCTCCAGTACGTCACGCTCCACGGTCATCGCCGTGCCTACGTGAAGGCCGGCTCGGGACCGGCGCTCCTGCTTCTGCACGGCCTGGCCTGCGACCACAGCACCTGGGACCCCGTGATCGAGGAGCTGGCGAAGCGCTACACGGTCATCGCCCCCGACCTGCTGGGGCACGGCGCGTCGGACAAGCCGCGGGCCGACTACACCGTCGGCGGCTATGCCAACGGCATGCGCGACCTGCTCGCGGTGCTCGGTGTCGAGCGGGCCTCCGTCATCGGCCACTCGTTCGGGGGAGGCGTCGCCATGCAGTTCGCCTACCAGTTCCCCGAGCGGACCGAGCGGCTGATGCTGGTCTCGGCAGGTGGCCTCGGCCGCGAGGTGACACCGCTCATCAAGGTGATCCAGGCGCCGGGATGGGAGACGCTGATGCGCGTCCTGACCCGTCCCTTCCTCCGGCCGGTCGTCACAGGGGTGCTGCGCGCCTCCCGGGACCTGTGGCCCGCCTACACCCGCGACCTCGACGAGGTCGCCGCGATCGTCGACTCCTGGCAGGACCGGCGCACGCGCTTCGCGATCCGTCACCTCGTCAACGCCGTGATCGACTGGCGCGGCCAGGTGATCTCGATGGCCGACCGGTTCTACCTGACCGAGAGCATGCCCTTCGCTGCGATCTGGGGCGCCGACGACCGCGTGCTGCCGGCCCACCACCTGGAGACGGTGCGCCACCTCGCGCCGGGCGCGATGACCGAGCTGCTCGAGGACTCGGGCCACTTCCCGCACAAGGACCACCCGGCGGCGTTCGTCGCGTTCGTCGACGCCTTCATGGCCTCGCCCGCGCCGGCGTACGACAAGGACGGGATGGTGGCCCTGCTGCGGCGCGGACCGCTCGTCGACGTGCCTGTCGCGCAGATGGGCGACGCTCCGGTGGACCCGGTCGCAGCGCCGGCCTGA
- a CDS encoding Nif3-like dinuclear metal center hexameric protein, with protein MSQTLGDVVSLLHSWYPPATADSWDAVGLVLGDPAAPVRKVLFAVDPTEAVAREAAEWGADLLVVHHPLFLTPVTSFAATTPKGRTAATLAGAGCALLTAHTNADQAVDGVSEAMAKALGLTDLAPLVPAPAEALDRLAVYVPADAAAPVRAAMAEAGAGAIGHYDHCSFQSPGEGRFRPLEGADPAIGTVGNLEVVPEERIEVVLPRSRRADVVRALLAAHPYEQPAYSVVEVADPGIAEAGTGRRGVIEPMTLAAFAESVAAALPETAGGVRVAGQPDREVKRVAVCGGAGDFLLDRLAGSDVDVYVTSDLRHHRAAEFLEAGGPALIDVAHWSAEWTWLPVVRAKLQEALGDTVETRVSTIRTDPWTARI; from the coding sequence ATGAGCCAGACCCTCGGTGACGTCGTCTCCCTCCTGCACTCCTGGTACCCGCCGGCCACGGCGGACTCGTGGGACGCGGTCGGTCTCGTGCTGGGCGATCCCGCGGCGCCGGTCAGGAAGGTCCTCTTCGCGGTCGACCCGACGGAGGCGGTGGCCCGCGAGGCTGCGGAGTGGGGTGCCGACCTGCTCGTCGTGCACCATCCGCTCTTCCTCACCCCGGTGACGAGCTTCGCAGCGACCACGCCGAAGGGCCGCACCGCGGCGACGCTCGCCGGGGCCGGTTGTGCGCTGCTGACCGCCCACACCAACGCCGACCAGGCCGTCGACGGGGTCTCCGAGGCGATGGCGAAGGCCCTGGGGCTGACGGACCTGGCGCCACTCGTCCCGGCACCGGCGGAGGCCCTCGACCGGCTCGCCGTCTACGTGCCCGCCGACGCTGCCGCGCCCGTCCGGGCCGCCATGGCGGAGGCGGGAGCCGGGGCGATCGGCCACTACGACCACTGCTCGTTCCAGAGCCCGGGGGAGGGACGCTTCCGTCCGCTCGAGGGTGCGGACCCGGCGATCGGCACGGTCGGCAACCTCGAGGTGGTGCCCGAGGAGCGGATCGAGGTCGTGCTGCCCCGCAGCCGTCGCGCCGACGTCGTGCGGGCGCTCCTCGCCGCCCATCCCTACGAGCAGCCCGCCTACAGCGTCGTGGAGGTGGCGGATCCCGGCATCGCCGAGGCCGGCACCGGGCGCCGTGGCGTCATCGAGCCGATGACGCTGGCCGCCTTCGCGGAGTCCGTGGCCGCCGCGCTGCCGGAGACCGCGGGCGGCGTACGCGTCGCGGGCCAGCCTGACCGCGAGGTCAAGCGGGTCGCCGTGTGCGGTGGGGCCGGCGACTTCCTCCTCGACCGGCTCGCCGGCTCCGACGTCGACGTCTACGTGACGTCGGACCTGCGGCACCACCGGGCGGCCGAGTTCCTCGAGGCCGGAGGCCCCGCGCTCATCGACGTCGCCCACTGGTCAGCGGAGTGGACGTGGCTTCCGGTGGTCCGGGCGAAGCTGCAGGAGGCGTTGGGCGATACGGTGGAGACCCGCGTCAGCACGATCCGCACGGATCCGTGGACCGCGCGGATCTGA
- a CDS encoding peroxiredoxin, whose translation MSAAPAMPGDGAVRPVAGDLAPDFTLRDQFGQDVRLSSYRGRKSVLLFFYPYAFSGVCTGELGGVRDRLDEFLTFDSELLAISCDPTYSLRAFADQDSLNFPLLSDFWPHGAVSSAYGVFNAAKGSPERSSFLVDTDGVVRWAMHNARHEARDLATHLEQLRALG comes from the coding sequence GTGAGCGCTGCGCCTGCCATGCCCGGGGACGGAGCCGTGCGTCCTGTCGCCGGAGACCTGGCCCCGGACTTCACCCTGCGTGACCAGTTCGGCCAGGACGTCAGGCTGTCGTCCTACCGCGGGCGGAAGTCGGTGCTCCTCTTCTTCTACCCGTACGCGTTCTCCGGAGTCTGCACCGGTGAGCTCGGGGGAGTGCGCGACCGCCTCGACGAGTTCCTGACCTTCGACAGCGAGCTGCTCGCGATCTCGTGCGACCCGACGTACTCGCTGCGGGCCTTCGCCGACCAGGACTCGCTCAACTTCCCGCTGCTCTCCGACTTCTGGCCGCACGGCGCGGTCTCGTCGGCGTACGGCGTGTTCAACGCAGCGAAGGGATCACCCGAGCGCTCGTCGTTCCTCGTCGACACCGACGGCGTGGTGCGCTGGGCGATGCACAACGCGCGTCACGAGGCACGCGACCTGGCCACGCACCTGGAGCAGCTCCGCGCGCTCGGCTGA
- the yaaA gene encoding peroxide stress protein YaaA — protein MLILLPPSEGKAAPRRGKPLDLAALGSPALTPARERVLDALVELCDVHRDPSVPTQNALLLEQAAATLGLGVSQSDLVDLNARLRTAPTARADRIYTGVLYDALDFATLSPAAKRRANTRIGIASSLFGLVRPGDPIPSYRLSGDVALPGLGAVAGVWREALEPVMAEALGSGLLVDLRSGMYAAFWRPPADLATRVATVRVLHEHNGTRKVVSHFNKATKGRIVRAVLEHGGAPRTPDGFADLLVELGWDVEVHEPTKKGTQLDVVVSEL, from the coding sequence GTGCTGATCCTGCTTCCCCCGAGCGAGGGCAAGGCCGCGCCCCGGCGCGGGAAGCCGCTCGACCTGGCCGCCCTCGGCTCCCCCGCGCTCACGCCCGCTCGCGAGCGCGTCCTCGACGCCCTCGTCGAGCTGTGCGACGTCCACCGTGACCCGTCGGTGCCGACCCAGAACGCGCTCCTGCTCGAGCAGGCCGCGGCCACCCTCGGGCTCGGCGTGTCCCAGTCCGACCTGGTCGACCTCAACGCCCGTCTGCGCACGGCCCCGACCGCGCGCGCCGACCGGATCTACACCGGTGTCCTCTACGACGCCCTCGACTTCGCCACGCTCTCGCCCGCCGCCAAGCGCCGCGCGAACACCCGCATCGGCATCGCCTCCTCGCTCTTCGGCCTCGTACGGCCCGGCGACCCCATCCCCTCCTACCGGCTCTCGGGAGACGTCGCGCTCCCCGGCCTCGGTGCCGTCGCCGGGGTGTGGCGCGAGGCCCTGGAGCCGGTCATGGCCGAGGCGCTCGGCTCCGGACTGCTCGTCGACCTCCGGTCCGGGATGTACGCCGCGTTCTGGCGCCCGCCGGCCGACCTCGCCACCCGCGTGGCCACCGTCCGGGTGCTGCACGAGCACAACGGCACCCGCAAGGTCGTGTCGCACTTCAACAAGGCGACCAAGGGCCGGATCGTCCGCGCCGTCCTCGAGCACGGCGGCGCGCCGCGCACACCTGACGGCTTCGCCGACCTGCTCGTCGAGCTCGGCTGGGACGTCGAGGTGCACGAACCGACGAAGAAGGGCACCCAGCTCGACGTCGTGGTCAGCGAGCTCTGA
- a CDS encoding histidine phosphatase family protein → MTQGQTAGLDGSTSSAPARGWGRPGMAPTRIVLVRHGETDHTTDKRFSGGLASANPPLNELGRRHVRETAQWLATVADQVDVVLSSPVRRTLESAEIIAEVLGHHEVLVDDGFAEMEFGTWDGMTFMEVSEAYPDELTSWFGDLDHAPGGGESFRTVQARVLAGLERVIESHAGKTVVLVSHVTPIKTLVAQALGAPLESLYRMELQPASVTVLSWFLGGETGDQPMASMRVFNATPGAHWDGAFPL, encoded by the coding sequence ATGACCCAAGGCCAGACGGCCGGCCTCGACGGGTCGACGAGCTCCGCACCGGCACGCGGCTGGGGCCGGCCCGGCATGGCGCCGACCCGGATCGTGCTGGTCCGCCACGGCGAGACCGACCACACCACCGACAAGCGCTTCTCCGGCGGCCTCGCTTCCGCGAACCCGCCGCTGAACGAGCTGGGCCGGCGCCACGTGCGCGAGACGGCGCAGTGGCTGGCGACCGTGGCCGACCAGGTCGACGTCGTTCTCTCCTCGCCGGTACGCCGCACCCTCGAGTCCGCCGAGATCATCGCGGAGGTGCTCGGTCACCACGAGGTGCTCGTCGACGACGGCTTCGCCGAGATGGAGTTCGGCACCTGGGACGGGATGACCTTCATGGAGGTCTCCGAGGCCTACCCCGACGAGCTGACGTCGTGGTTCGGGGACCTCGACCACGCCCCGGGCGGCGGCGAGTCCTTCCGCACGGTCCAGGCCCGCGTGCTGGCCGGCCTCGAGCGGGTCATCGAGTCCCACGCCGGCAAGACCGTCGTGCTGGTCAGCCACGTGACGCCGATCAAGACGCTCGTGGCCCAGGCGCTCGGTGCACCACTGGAGTCGCTCTACCGGATGGAGCTCCAGCCCGCGTCGGTGACCGTGCTGAGCTGGTTCCTCGGCGGCGAGACGGGCGACCAGCCGATGGCGTCGATGCGGGTGTTCAACGCGACCCCGGGAGCGCACTGGGACGGCGCGTTCCCGCTCTGA
- a CDS encoding AMP-binding protein — protein sequence MQNVPQVLRVLARAGMVRPIGPLAGVKTLVTLKGFGLGPAGGFTALAHRAPRAIGLIDELGELTYQQIDERSNALAHALAGLGVSAGDSVAIMCRNHRGFVDASIATAKLGADMLYLNTAFAGPQLAEVIEREKPTVVVYDQEFTGLLSSVEGVTRVIAWVDGDTQGVPDVETLIATSPTAAPKAPSRQGRIIILTSGTTGTPKGAPRSEAGLDAAAALLSRIPFKRGQRIHVAAPLFHTWGLAHWMLAMLLETTIVLSRRFDPEEFLRILDEQRCDGAIVIPVFLQRVLQLPAETRAKYDLSRLKVVASSGSALPGDLATEWMDAFGDNLYNTYGSTEVAYASIATPEDMRSAPGTAGKPPLGATVRLFDGNDKPVGPLDSGRIFVGNSILFEGYTGGGGKAVIDGLMSSGDVGRFDSEGRLFVEGRDDDMIVSGGENLFPQEVEDCLVRIDGVVEAACVGVDDPDFGKRLRGFVVVEEGSTLTEEQLKEHVRDNLARFKVPREIVFVPELPRNATGKILKRELVTWTPGS from the coding sequence GTGCAGAACGTCCCTCAGGTCCTGCGTGTCCTCGCCCGCGCGGGCATGGTCCGTCCGATCGGCCCGCTCGCCGGCGTGAAGACGCTGGTCACGCTCAAGGGCTTCGGCCTCGGTCCGGCCGGCGGCTTCACCGCCCTGGCGCACCGTGCGCCGCGGGCGATCGGCCTGATCGACGAGCTCGGTGAGCTCACCTACCAGCAGATCGACGAGCGCTCCAACGCGCTCGCCCACGCCCTCGCCGGCCTCGGGGTGAGTGCCGGTGACAGCGTCGCGATCATGTGCCGCAACCACCGCGGCTTCGTCGATGCCTCCATCGCGACCGCGAAGCTCGGCGCGGACATGCTCTACCTCAACACGGCCTTCGCCGGCCCGCAGCTGGCCGAGGTCATCGAGCGCGAGAAGCCGACGGTGGTCGTCTACGACCAGGAGTTCACCGGTCTCCTCTCCTCCGTCGAGGGTGTCACGCGCGTCATCGCGTGGGTCGACGGCGACACGCAGGGCGTACCCGACGTGGAGACGCTGATCGCGACCTCGCCGACGGCCGCGCCGAAGGCACCCTCGCGCCAGGGCCGGATCATCATCCTGACCTCCGGCACCACCGGTACGCCGAAGGGTGCCCCGCGGTCGGAGGCCGGCCTCGACGCCGCGGCTGCGCTGCTCTCGCGCATCCCGTTCAAGCGCGGCCAGCGGATCCACGTCGCCGCCCCGCTGTTCCACACCTGGGGCCTCGCGCACTGGATGCTCGCGATGCTCCTGGAGACGACCATCGTCCTCTCGCGCCGCTTCGACCCGGAGGAGTTCCTCCGGATCCTCGACGAGCAGCGTTGCGACGGAGCGATCGTCATCCCGGTCTTCCTCCAGCGCGTGCTGCAGCTCCCGGCCGAGACCCGCGCGAAGTACGACCTGTCCCGCCTCAAGGTCGTCGCCTCGTCGGGCTCGGCGCTGCCCGGCGACCTCGCCACGGAGTGGATGGACGCCTTCGGCGACAACCTCTACAACACCTACGGCTCGACCGAGGTCGCCTATGCCTCGATCGCCACGCCCGAGGACATGCGCTCCGCGCCGGGCACGGCGGGCAAGCCGCCGCTGGGGGCGACCGTGCGCCTCTTCGACGGCAACGACAAGCCGGTCGGCCCGCTCGACTCCGGCCGGATCTTCGTCGGCAACTCGATCCTCTTCGAGGGCTACACCGGTGGCGGCGGCAAGGCCGTCATCGACGGTCTCATGTCGTCGGGCGACGTCGGTCGCTTCGACAGCGAGGGCCGGCTCTTCGTCGAGGGCCGCGACGACGACATGATCGTCTCCGGCGGTGAGAACCTCTTCCCGCAGGAGGTCGAGGACTGCCTCGTCCGCATCGACGGCGTCGTCGAGGCTGCCTGTGTCGGCGTCGACGACCCCGACTTCGGCAAGCGCCTGCGCGGCTTCGTGGTCGTCGAGGAGGGCTCGACCCTCACCGAGGAGCAGCTCAAGGAGCACGTGCGCGACAACCTCGCCCGCTTCAAGGTGCCGCGCGAGATCGTCTTCGTGCCCGAGCTGCCGCGCAACGCCACCGGCAAGATCCTCAAGCGTGAGCTCGTGACCTGGACCCCGGGGTCCTGA
- a CDS encoding acyl carrier protein encodes MPQRDRDEITAGLVELLHLILEVPADTIDPTARLVDDLGVDSLSLVELVLGVEEHFGVRISDAEVARISTLDDAAELITTAV; translated from the coding sequence GTGCCCCAGCGTGACAGGGACGAGATCACGGCAGGCCTCGTCGAACTCCTGCACCTCATCCTCGAGGTCCCGGCCGACACCATCGACCCGACCGCGCGGCTGGTCGACGACCTCGGCGTCGACTCCCTCTCCCTCGTGGAGCTCGTGCTCGGTGTCGAGGAGCACTTCGGCGTCCGCATCTCCGACGCCGAGGTCGCCCGGATCAGCACGCTGGACGACGCGGCGGAGCTCATCACCACCGCCGTCTGA
- a CDS encoding crotonase/enoyl-CoA hydratase family protein — protein sequence MSYETLAYDVADGILTLRLNRPDALNSFTVQMADELEHAFRRASDDDGVAAIVVTGEGRAFCAGMDLTREGNVFGLDESQDPTITDMRERLDAPEIAVGVRDTGGRVTLAIYDCKKPVIAAVNGPAVGIGATMICAMDVRIASTKARIGFVFGKIGITPEACSTWFLPRIVGVSRALEMLYSAEIMTAETAQEQGLVRSVHEPEELLPAAYELARKFTQNRSPVATALARQLVYRNMAADHPLRAHESDSLAIFYASREDGKEGVASFLEKRDPQFTGKASQMPPFYPWWE from the coding sequence ATGAGCTACGAGACCCTCGCCTACGACGTCGCCGACGGCATCCTGACGCTGCGGCTGAACCGGCCAGACGCCCTCAACTCGTTCACGGTCCAGATGGCCGACGAGCTCGAGCACGCCTTCCGCCGGGCGAGCGACGACGACGGCGTCGCCGCCATCGTGGTGACCGGCGAGGGACGCGCCTTCTGCGCAGGCATGGACCTCACCCGCGAGGGCAACGTCTTCGGGCTCGACGAGTCGCAAGACCCGACGATCACCGACATGCGCGAGCGCCTCGACGCTCCGGAGATCGCGGTGGGCGTCCGCGACACCGGCGGCCGGGTCACCCTCGCGATCTACGACTGCAAGAAGCCGGTCATCGCCGCCGTCAACGGACCGGCCGTCGGCATCGGCGCGACGATGATCTGCGCGATGGACGTCCGCATCGCGTCGACGAAGGCACGCATCGGCTTCGTCTTCGGCAAGATCGGGATCACGCCCGAGGCCTGCTCGACCTGGTTCCTCCCCCGCATCGTCGGGGTCTCGCGCGCACTCGAGATGCTCTACTCCGCCGAGATCATGACGGCCGAGACGGCACAGGAGCAGGGACTGGTGCGCTCCGTGCACGAGCCTGAGGAGCTGTTGCCCGCGGCGTACGAGCTGGCGCGGAAGTTCACGCAGAACCGGTCGCCGGTGGCGACCGCCCTGGCCCGGCAGCTCGTCTACCGCAACATGGCGGCCGACCACCCCCTGCGCGCGCACGAGTCGGACTCGCTCGCGATCTTCTACGCGTCCCGCGAGGACGGCAAGGAAGGGGTCGCGTCGTTCCTGGAGAAGCGCGACCCGCAGTTCACGGGCAAGGCGTCGCAGATGCCGCCGTTCTATCCCTGGTGGGAGTGA